From the Cucumis sativus cultivar 9930 chromosome 5, Cucumber_9930_V3, whole genome shotgun sequence genome, the window tcatttcataaaaatcCATTCCCACAGCCTTCTTTTCCCATTCATTTGATGTTCTGCATGAAAAGCCAAAACCATTGGAAAATCCATGCCTCACTGTTTCAACATTTGTGTGACTCCTTCATAAACATAGCTGTACTATCAGCTACAAACTCGGATGCAGAGAGATCAACGATATCAATAGATCATTATATCTGTCTGTTGTCAATACCAGGTAAATACTTGGTTTCTGCATTCATGAATCAGCTTCATACCTTGCTTTTAGTTTCTATCCTCTGAAAATAGGAGTTTCTGAGTTTGGCACTTAAATAGATTAGAAAGCAAGCAACGGCAGACTATTTTGACAAAGGACAGCTCAGGCTTCATTTTCTCTGCTTCACAAAAGCAAAATTTGGGTGGAGAAGGCCTTTTTTTAAATCTCCATCtaacttaaattaatcatATGTTTCAACATCTCAGCCAACAAGAAAGTCTTTGCCTATCAGAGGTCAACTTTTTTCAGATGACAGGCATGTACAGTGGCGTTTTCATTATCTGACATATCAACTAGGcacattttaataaaagttaaatgatttttctctttcatacACAAAGAAACCAGAGCAATCTGATCTATGAACATATGAGATGGTCAGAGACAgtagaaaataattagaaatgaGGCCACATACATGCATTCTAATGAAGAGAGTACCTCGcaaaaaaaggagagaagaaaatcTTATAGATTTTGTTAGTATAACTTGaacaaaaggaaaggaaagtgTAATAACTAATAAGAGCTGTAAActcaatataaaatttgaagataggTATAGATATGGGTATGAAACAAACCCTTTTTAGTAAGAATACATCAATTGCAACCTCTGCAAATTGGTGTTGGCAAATAGCACTAGATATTTACATTCCCATAAGAGGAGAATTAGCTTCCCCTGTAACAGgtcaaatgaaaaaagaaacccaaaagaaaaaaaaacatgactCGACTTTGCACATTGATAACATACACTATTACCAAAATGCTGTTCACAAAGTACATGAACACCAGTACCCAACTGATGAACACTTGGCTAAACAATAAACCATTAACCAAAGAGTCCAAACTCCAAACTTATGTAGGCACATCCACAATCAATAATGTGAGGGTTTAGTGATTATTTATCAACAACAAAGCATCTGACATACACGCCGAAGAACATCGGTTGGTTTGTTCCTTCCATGCTTTTCCAGAAGATTCAGGAAGCGCATCCAGGACATCGAACCAATCCATTCTCATTGCAATCTAAGCACCTCTTCAAGACTTGTTCATCTTCATCATATACCTTCCTGCTACCGCTGCAAGTCATACAAGGAACAAACCTTACATCTCCACAACCCTCACAAACAAACCCGGGTTCCCGAATGGGGAACCCTTCGAGAATCTTAACCAATTCTCCAGCTTCAAAGAGTTGTTTGATTACCTCGGCTCCTCCCACATGCTTGCCCCTGATAAAAACTTGAGGCAAACTCACATTTTTCTCGCCCAAAACACTCTGCAACTCTTTCCTGTAGGCAGAATCCATTGAAATGTCGCGCTCGTCTACCCAAACCCTAAAACCTCGGAATATTATCCTCACGGCATAGCAATCCTCGTAAGTTCTTCGAATTCCTCGCAAACTGGTCAAATACACCACAATTCTATCTTCAGTACCCGGCAACCGAATGGAAGGAACCCGGAAATCAGAACCAAAGGATTTAGTGGATTTGAGCTTGGTTTGAATTTGATGTTGCGATCCTTCGGAGGGCGAAGAAGAAGACTTAGCTCCCTCAAACAAATGACACAATTGCTTAACCTTCCCTTTAATGGAATTGCTGGCAGATTTCACGGATTCGAAAGGGCTGTAATACTTTTTGACAGAATCCGTCCGATTGAGAGAGGCTCGAAGGTAGGGTTTCTTGGTGGAAGCATCCATGGCGGAGGAGTGCAAGGTAAGGGAACGATTGAAGAAGGCAGACTTAGGTTTTTCGGAAAATTGCTTACTTCGATCAAAATCGGCCATCGACCCAAATAGCAAATAGCAAATACCAAGGAAGAGAAATGAAATCAAGTGGAAAGgcaatgaaattgaaagcagaaaatggaaaaaaaaaaaaaagaaggcaATGAATctggagagagaaaaaaagcagaaaaaagGGGTTGTTTAAAGCGATGATTTTTTTCAGGTtggattttggttttgatgaagaaaaagaaactgaatCTCCTATATGCGTAGCTAGTAAGCGAAGAATGttgttctttaaaaatttcaagaagaaagaagaaagaagaaagaagaaagaagaagaagatgggcTTTGGGTGGGGGAAATTAGAATTAGGGTTATGGTTTGAGattaagagagagaaaatgatgtaaccttttttgaaaagaatgaaTACGCGGCAGCCTTGCTTTGAATTTTCTCTATATCGccccttccttctttcttcttcctctctctctctctctctctctctctctggaAATGCCCTGGATTTTCCCCAAATTTGTAAGTTTCTAACTCATTGACCGCAAAAAACTTGactcttccttttcctttccctttttttttttttatattttttacattcttttcaattttattcttatatatatatatgcctTACCTTCAATTCTACaccttattatttatttattacactCAACTATCCCTACCTATCACTAAAATATTCATTACTATTTCTAATGTTTCCTACATTCCTTTCTCAATCTTTTAAATACGTATTTCTTACaccttcaattttcttaaatcaatttaagtGATGGACTCAAATTCATTTACGAATGGTTCtcaaaccaaattaaatttattcattctaaactttttttaaaacattatctTTCTGCTTCTCTATTATTATTCAaccttcatcattttcttttcataattctAGAAAATAATCGAGTTCTTATTCCCAAATAATTTCCACCTTTATTTCACAAGGTTGTTTTTCTACTTATTATACAAttattgtatgcatgttaGAATTAtgatgtttgattttaatgGAAAGTGTAAAACTAAAGCTAACAGTTGTCATCTCCCAAAACAAACACTATTATTAAACTAGTTAAATTTACTACTGCTCTATCAGTGTACAagctaaaataatttatacaaaCAACTAAATAATAACATAACAAACGAACCATATCCAATAAAGTCAGTTGTAAATTAAGTCACGGGAAAAGAAAGGTCATGAAATAAGAGCATTTATAAGTAAACAACACTTGTATCTTATTCCATATTTGGAGTTCTAAATATAACAGtgtgtttatataatatttacacCGTACAGCTAATACACTGAATACTAAtcaaaaactataaaatagtaattttttttttttgtaggaaaGATGTGGTTGTCTATTTGTTATCGTAAGCAACTCAACTTTTCAGTTGCCTCCAAATAGATAGCTATTAGGGATTGATGTTAAACTATGGTAACGTTTTAATCCAATGAGTTGTTGAAGTTTATATGAGCGTTAAtagggagaaagaaaaaatatgaggAGCACCTGACCTGtcaattatgtttttgtttttgaaaagtatACCTTTGggatttatttctttaaattaattttttcttttggttaatgaattttgtttgttggaaacaatcatttatcattcaaaaggaaaacatttaatatataatttaaatgaataaaaagcAGTTCATGTGCGTCAcgtgtgtttgtttgtttcttttttttttttttttaaagtgagTGAAATAATTGCaattataaataacaattatagGCTCcatatacaaaatacaaatacagCGAcccattttcaattttcaaaagccAAATTGTCTATCACTTTCATTTTAGCcgttattttcataaataattaacttttgaagTCTAAATTTTatcctctctctttttttctagATAGAGgactatttagtttttttgttttaagaaacagtgggatttttttttccaaatttatttgTCATTGGTTTTCAAAGTTTTctaccaaatttcaaaacaagaggggtttgtttttaatttaattatctatcAACAATAAACACATAAATTAGTATAGgttgacattttattatatttataaataagtattttgcaattttatcatttaaaaacaaaatcttatcCAAAGCGAAGCCAAACTGACAATTATTAGAAGTTCCAATACctaaatggagaaaaaaatatttgatctATTGAACTTACAAATGGAGAAAAAACCTTCTTTGGAGCATATCCTAAAATTTCCAAGGTCCTTAGAAAATCATTTCAAGCAGAACCCTCAGCGCGACCAACTTAACCATGAACCCTGAAAAAACGATAAGAATTTCCTTAAACCTACAAGAAAACTCCGTTAGACCACGCTTGAATTGGATACAAACACAAGCATCTTCCTGTAAGAAGGTAACcacaagaagaagaatacCATGCCACTGAACAATCAAGTGAAGTTATACCTTCCTTCTTCTAGTAGCGTATGTACTTGTGTAATGGTAAAAAAACCTTAAGTATTGAAGAGCCATGGTAAAGTTACTGTAAGAATCCCAAAACATGAGAAAAGAGAATCACCCAACccaaaaaggaacaaaattaCATATTAACTCAGGACTAAATCTTTGGCTACAGGCCCACTGGCTTCTTTAAGCAGATTAATGCAAAAACTCTTCagggaagaaaaaagttgaaagccGAATGTTACTGAATGTATGCAGAAGGGCAAGATTTTTACAGGTCATTGCAGACAAACTTCAAGGCATTCAAAGTTTCGAACTTCTAATTCAATAACCTTTGATCAGCTCCACCCCTCATTCAATAACCTTTGTTTCCTCTAATCCTCGCCCTCATGTCAACCTGAAATTTTGAGGTGCACCCAGTGTTGTGAGATGCA encodes:
- the LOC101206524 gene encoding uncharacterized protein At3g28850 is translated as MADFDRSKQFSEKPKSAFFNRSLTLHSSAMDASTKKPYLRASLNRTDSVKKYYSPFESVKSASNSIKGKVKQLCHLFEGAKSSSSPSEGSQHQIQTKLKSTKSFGSDFRVPSIRLPGTEDRIVVYLTSLRGIRRTYEDCYAVRIIFRGFRVWVDERDISMDSAYRKELQSVLGEKNVSLPQVFIRGKHVGGAEVIKQLFEAGELVKILEGFPIREPGFVCEGCGDVRFVPCMTCSGSRKVYDEDEQVLKRCLDCNENGLVRCPGCAS